One genomic segment of Chloroflexota bacterium includes these proteins:
- a CDS encoding mandelate racemase/muconate lactonizing enzyme family protein has protein sequence MKITDLQVSNPIYVPFKPMTDAINTIPAAMTYTFLKIMTDEDITGLSINYSGKVAQVIIEDLLKPVIIGEDPINSERIWEKMYWATLQYGRRGIAISAISTVDMAVWDLKGKIFSMPVHRLLGGHRDTVPSYVTGVDLHYTNEELIKEVNEYVKMGFKMIKLKLGRKDPNEDLERVKLVRQTIGPDIDLALDVNNGWSLHTAMRMARKLEEYDIFWLEEPILADEIENLAKLARETSIPIAVGENHYTKWEFRQLMEQGAAEVVQADIGKCGGVTEFIKIAAIADSFGLPICPHHTEYVDVSLVAAVPNGLFHECVYDFFEPMGQLFINPIEPENSEISPSNKPGFGFELNEETIKKWQTKPSPEKMRWIVKKGWRWPPYL, from the coding sequence ATGAAGATTACAGATTTACAAGTATCCAATCCCATTTATGTTCCCTTTAAGCCAATGACTGACGCCATAAATACAATCCCTGCCGCTATGACCTACACGTTTCTTAAAATTATGACCGATGAGGATATAACCGGACTTAGTATCAACTATAGCGGTAAAGTGGCCCAGGTAATTATTGAAGATCTCTTAAAACCAGTGATTATCGGTGAAGATCCAATTAATAGTGAGAGGATTTGGGAAAAGATGTACTGGGCTACTTTGCAGTACGGTAGAAGAGGCATAGCAATTTCGGCGATAAGTACAGTAGATATGGCCGTATGGGATCTTAAAGGGAAAATTTTCAGTATGCCGGTACATCGTCTCCTGGGAGGGCATCGAGACACAGTCCCTTCATATGTCACAGGAGTAGACCTCCACTATACCAATGAAGAGCTGATTAAAGAGGTCAATGAGTACGTGAAGATGGGTTTTAAGATGATTAAGTTGAAGTTGGGGAGAAAAGATCCCAACGAAGACCTAGAGAGGGTTAAGCTCGTCAGGCAAACCATTGGTCCCGATATTGATTTGGCATTGGATGTTAACAATGGATGGAGCCTCCATACAGCGATGAGAATGGCCAGGAAGCTTGAGGAATATGATATATTCTGGCTTGAGGAGCCGATTTTAGCTGACGAAATCGAAAACCTCGCCAAACTAGCCCGGGAGACATCTATTCCCATAGCCGTTGGAGAGAACCATTATACAAAATGGGAATTCAGGCAGCTGATGGAACAAGGAGCTGCCGAAGTAGTTCAAGCAGACATTGGGAAATGTGGAGGCGTAACGGAATTTATCAAGATTGCAGCTATTGCCGATTCATTTGGCTTGCCAATTTGTCCTCATCATACAGAATACGTGGATGTGTCGCTTGTTGCAGCGGTTCCTAACGGTTTATTTCACGAATGTGTCTATGACTTCTTTGAACCAATGGGGCAGCTTTTTATTAATCCTATTGAACCAGAGAATAGTGAGATTTCTCCTTCGAATAAACCTGGTTTTGGATTTGAGCTTAACGAAGAGACCATCAAAAAATGGCAAACTAAGCCAAGTCCTGAAAAAATGAGGTGGATAGTCAAAAAAGGGTGGCGGTGGCCTCCCTATCTTTAA